The genomic DNA GAACCTGATCTCCCCCGACACCGTCCGCCGCGTCTGCTGGGAACCCCCGGCGACCCGACCGCGGAGTCGGTGGCGGAGGTGCTGGCGGGGTACGGTGCCCGCCCCTGGCAGATCGAGCAGGTGACCCCCGCCCTGGTCACCGCCCTGCGTACCGCGCAGGGCTGAGGCGCCGCCGGCCCCTCCGGTCCCGTCCGGAGGGGCCGGCGCTGCGGCGCACCGCGCCGGGGCGGCCCCGGAGGGGTCGGCGGCGGAGGGGTCGGCGGCGGAGGGGGCGGCGGCGAACCGGGTCCCCCCGAGCACCCCCGGCGTGGAACAGGGAGCCCGCCCCCGGAACACCGGCCCCCCGTCGCGCCCCCGGAACACCGGCCCCCGTCGCGCCCCCGGGGCGCCGGACGCGCCGGGCCTCCGGCCGCCGCGTCGCGGGCCGCGGTTTCGCACCCCGCCGCGCGGGGGAGGGCCGTGGTCGTGCGGTGTGACCTTCGACGCTCCGTGCGGGGGGACTGGGCAGCCTGGTTACCCGTAAGTAGCATGGGGGCGAGCGTGCGCTCAGCCGCGTGTGCCGCAGCAGTGCCATCCCGCACCCTGGAGGAGAGCCATCGTGCCTCGTACCGTCAGGGACGTCGTCTTCGTCGACGGCGTCCGCACCCCGTTCGGCAAGGCGGGCCCCAAGGGCGTCTACCACGAGACCCGCGCCGACGATCTTGTCGTGAAGGCCATCCGGGAGCTGCTGCGCCGCAACCCCGGTCTCGCCCCGCACGAGGTCGACGAGGTCGCCGTCGCGGCGACCACGCAGATCGGCGACCAGGGCCTGACCATCGGCCGGATGGCCGGCATCCTCGCCGGCCTGCCGCAGTCGGTCCCCGGCTACGCCGTCGACCGGATGTGCGCGGGCGCCCTGACGGCCGTGACGACGACCGCCGGCTCCATCGCCTTCGGCGCGTACGACGTCGCCATCGCGGGCGGCGTCGAGCACATGGGCCGCCACCCGATGGGCGAGGGCGCCGACCCCAACCCGCGCTTCGTCTCGGAGAAGCTGGTCGACGAGTCCGCCCTGTTCATGGGCATGACGGCGGAGAACCTGCACGACCGGTTCCCGCACCTCACCAGGGAGCGCGCCGACGAGTACGCCGTCCGCTCCCAGGAGAAGGCCGCCAAGGCCTACGCCGACGGGAAGATCCAGCGCGACCTGGTGCCGGTCTCGGTGCGCCGCACCGACGCCGACGCCGGCGAGACCGGCTGGGGCCTGGTCACCGCCGACGAGCCGATGCGCCCGGGCACCACGAGGGAGAGCCTGGCCGGCCTGAAGACGCCGTTCCGCCCCCACGGCCGGGTCACCGCCGGCAACTCCGCGGGCCTCAACGACGGCGCCACCGCGTCGATCATCGCCTCGGAGGACTTCGCGCGCGAGAAGGGCCTGCCGGTCGGGATGCGCCTGGTGTCGTACGCCTTCGCCGGCGTCGAGCCGGAGGTCATGGGCTACGGCCCGATCCCGGCGACCGAGAAGGCCCTCGCCAAGGCGGGCCTGTCCATCGGCGACATCGGCCTGTTCGAGATCAACGAGGCGTTCGCCGTCCAGGTCCTGGCGTTCCTGGACCACTACGGCATCGCCGACGACGACCCCCGCGTCAACCGGTACGGCGGCGCCATCGCCTTCGGCCACCCGCTGGCCTCCTCCGGCGTCCGGCTCATGACGCAGCTGGCCCGGCAGTTCGAGGAGCGGCCGGAGGTCCGCTACGGCATCACGACCATGTGCGTCGGCTTCGGCATGGGCGCGACGGTCGTCTGGGAGAACCCGAACCACGAGGACGCCGGAGGCAGCAAGTGACCACCACCGCCGAACTTCTGAAGGGCGCGGCCGAGCTGTTCCCGGACGAGGTCGTCACCACGGCGCACGTGCGCCACTTCGACCTGCCGCTGGGCGCGGGCCGGTTCGCGCTGATCACGCTGGACAACGGCTTCGACCACACCAAGCCGACCACGTTCGGCCCGCAGTCGCTCGCCAACCTGAACGCGGCGATCGACCGGGTCGAGAAGGAGGCCGCGGACGGCGGGATCGTCGGCGTGGGCCTCACCGGCAAGCCGTTCATCTTCTCCGTCGGCGCCGACCTCAAGGGCGTCGAGCTGCTGAGGCAGCGCGAGGAGGCCCTGGCCGTCGGCAAGGGCGGCCACGACGTCTTCAAGCGGCTGTCCGCCCTGCCCGTCCCCACCTTCGCGTACTACAACGGCGCGGCGATGGGCGGCGGCGTCGAGGTCGGCCTCCACTGCACGTACCGCACCGTGTCGAAGTCCGTGCCCGCCTTCTCCCTCCCCGAGGTGTTCCTGGGCCTGGTCCCGGGCTGGGGCGGCTGCACGATCCTGCCGAACCTGATCGGCGCGGACCGCGCGGTCTCGGTGATCATCGAGAACTCGCTCAACCAGAACAGGCAGCTCAAGGGCGAGCAGGTCTTCGACCTCGGCATCGCCGACGCGCTCTTCGAGGCCGCGGACTTCCTGGAGCAGTCGCTACTGTGGACGGCGAAGGTCCTCACCGGCGCCGTCGCCGTGGAGCGTCCCGAGGTGGACCGCGGCGACGCGTGGGACGCCGCCGTGGCCCGTGGCCGCTCCATCGCCGACGGCAAGGTGCACGGCGCGGCCCCCCGCCGCGTACCGGGCCCTCGACATCGTCGAGTCGGTCAGGGACGGCGACCTGCAGAAGGGCTTCGACGCCGAGGACGCCGCCCTCGCCGACCTGATGATGGGCGGTGAGCTGCGCGCCGGCGTCTACGCCTTCAACCTGGTGCAGAAGCGCGCCAAGCGCCCGGTCGGCGCCCCGGACCGGAGCCTGGCCCGCCCGGTCGCCAAGGTCGGCGTGGTCGGCGCCGGGCTGATGGCCTCGCAGCTGGCGCTGCTGTTCCTGCGCCGCCTGGAGGTCCCGGTCGTCCTCACCGACATCGACCGGGAGCGCGTCGACAGGGGCGTGGGCTACGTCCACGCCGAGATCGACAAGCTGCTCGGCAGGGGCCGGATCGGCCAGGACAAGGCCAACCGCCTCAAGGCGCTGGTGACCGGTGTCCTGGACAAGGCGGAGGGCTTCGCCGACGCGGACTTCGTCATCGAGGCCGTGTTCGAGGAGATGTCCGTCAAGCAGAAGGTGTTCGCGGAGGTCGAGGCGGTCGCCCCGGCGCACGCGGTCCTCGCGACGAACACCTCGTCGCTGTCGGTCTCCGAGATGGCCTCCGGGCTCCGGCACCCGGAGCGCGTGGTCGGCTTCCACTTCTTCAACCCGGTCGCGGTCCTCCCGCTGCTGGAGATCGTCCGCGGCGAGCAGACCGACGACGCCTCGCTGGCCACGGCGTTCGCCGTCGCCAAGAAGCTGAAGAAGACCGCGGTGCTGGTGAAGGACGCCCCGGCGTTCGTCGTCAACCGCGTCCTGACCCGCTTCATGGGCGAGATCCAGAACGTCATCGACGAGGGCACCCCGATCGAGACGGCGGAGAGGGCGGTCGAGCCGCTCGGCCTGCCGATGTCGCCGCTGGTCCTGCTGGAGCTGGTCGGCCCCGCCATCGGCCTGCACGTGTCGGAGACCCTGAACCGGGCCTTCCCGGACCGCTTCACGGTGTCCCCGAACCTGAAGGCGGTCGTGGAGGCGGGTAAGCGCGGCTTCTACGTGTACGACTCGGGCCGGCCGGAGCTGGACCCGGAGGTCGCCGCGCTGCTGGAGCAGGGCGACACCGTCCTCACCGAGGAGCAGGTCCGCGACCGCGTCCTGGGCGCCGTGGCGCAGGAGATCGGCCTCATGCTGGAGGAGGGCGTCGTCGCCGAGGCGCAGGACGTCGACCTGTGCCTGATCACCGGTGCCGGCTGGCCCTTCCACCTGGGCGGCATCACGCCGTACCTGGACCGTGAGGGCGTGTCGGAGCGCGTGAACGGCAGGCGGTTCCTGCCGCCGGGCGTCGCCAGCCTGCCGGCGTGACGGCCACGTGAGACGGTGGACGGGCCGTACGGGATCCCCTCCCGTACGGCCCGTCCACCGTTCCCGGCCCGTCCGGCCGCACCGGCGCCACTCGCCTGCGGTCCGCGGCCCGCTCCGCACCGTCCGCCCGGACCGCCCCGCCCCGCCGGACCCCGCTCCCGCCCGTCATCCGGGTCCGCCCGGACCGGGCCCGCGCCCCGGCCCGGTATCCGGGACGGTCCCGCCGCCCGGCACCGGGGCGCGCCGGGGCCGGCTCAGTCCCCGGCCAGCGCGTCGAGGAGCCCCTGCCCGTACCTGGCGAGCTTGTTCTCGCCGACACCGCTGACGGT from Streptomyces sp. MRC013 includes the following:
- a CDS encoding acetyl-CoA C-acyltransferase; its protein translation is MPRTVRDVVFVDGVRTPFGKAGPKGVYHETRADDLVVKAIRELLRRNPGLAPHEVDEVAVAATTQIGDQGLTIGRMAGILAGLPQSVPGYAVDRMCAGALTAVTTTAGSIAFGAYDVAIAGGVEHMGRHPMGEGADPNPRFVSEKLVDESALFMGMTAENLHDRFPHLTRERADEYAVRSQEKAAKAYADGKIQRDLVPVSVRRTDADAGETGWGLVTADEPMRPGTTRESLAGLKTPFRPHGRVTAGNSAGLNDGATASIIASEDFAREKGLPVGMRLVSYAFAGVEPEVMGYGPIPATEKALAKAGLSIGDIGLFEINEAFAVQVLAFLDHYGIADDDPRVNRYGGAIAFGHPLASSGVRLMTQLARQFEERPEVRYGITTMCVGFGMGATVVWENPNHEDAGGSK